The following is a genomic window from Mya arenaria isolate MELC-2E11 chromosome 4, ASM2691426v1.
GCTATTTAAAAGAAGatctgaaaaatataatattaataatttgataaGGTAACTTGTGATCAAGCCAGTGTATTcataaatttgtttacattgtgtgtaAACATTAGATcaaaggataaataaatataaaaatataagttaacTGATTTTAGTGTTtacatatttgtaacatttgaccttatttcaaataaattggaTTGATCTTGTAATTTTATACTTGCATACATTAAGAAAcagcttttgtaaatatttgttccaATATTGtacctatttaaaactatatgcttttatttccaggttaCCAgctttttgttatgttttgatatgttatgtatatttgttattcatgtcggaaaataggtcattgagctaatgtttcttgtaaaCATATAcccaactttaaataaagatttttgtattttcaagtGAGCAgtaacaatttcaaaatttacaCCTAAGAGAAGTTAGCTATTCGAAATAGCTCCAGCTGTACCTACATGCAGTTCAAGAACTGACTGACAGAAACATCTAAGGgcttaaatacatgtacatgtagatacaaCTTCAGGAATAATACTCAAATACAACAAACATGAAGCTTGCTCAGCTTGAGGtatattgtatgcattttttaatgCATCCAAACAAAGATATGAATTAGTATGCAATCTTGTACAAGTATAGATACACCTACAAAGGAGTACATCTACCTTCTTCCATccttgttaaataaatatgaaggTCATGCATTATCGCAAGACTGACAATCACCACAGGGGTTTACATACCACATGGCACAATGTTCTGCATCTCCACATTAAACACAAAGGGTTCCGATGTGGGGGTCCACAGGGAGCGGGCCTTCTCCACACACCCACTGTCCAGCCCAGGCTCTGCATCAGGAGCATCATTCTGCCAAGAGGAAAACATATCTGTATGATACTCATTCATTTGAGCATGATTGTGAAAACAGTAAAAATCATATCCAGTAGCTTATGAGAGGCCATGAGACATTAACTCTGCATAGGATCTTGAGTGAGAGGTTGACACCTCTTCCAGTATGCTAACACACTCAaaaattggtatattttttatgtcagaTGAAAGATTTTTCCTAAATtgtatgtttgcatatttttaagATTGTCAAACTGAAAGAgataaatattacttttgttcaaaatttaattaCTTTCCTGGTACaacagatatttaaaaaaaaattcaacttaCAGACATGACACGCAGAAGGTTCATTTGTATTCGTGTTTTCTCTTCCACAGAACATGTAGTATCTAATCTAAGGTTAAGGAGTCACACCAGTACTGgcaagtttgttttaatatcatggcttattttatatccattaattgaaaacatgaatttctacacagtaaataaaaaaaaataattatgaaacaaaagcACAAAAGCTATTACTAATTATCATCTCTGAATAAAACGGAGCTCAAAATGCCTTGCTAAACTATTAGCATGTGCTGACTATGCATGAGGAAAGATACAAGGTCCAATGAGCTCAACACAGTTGACAACGTAGTCCTGCAGGCGGCCAGTCAGGTAGGCACACTTGAGGGCTGTGGTAAGAATGGAGGTAAGCAGGGACCACCAGCGTTCTCCACGGTACTCCCATGTCACCTTGCTCAACAACCTTGGGAGGTGATTATACATCATTAGAATTTACACAACAAATATGCATATGACTTtgagtgaaataatattctatcaaaattatttaagtgttaaagtaacgaaaataaataatactctAAAATTTATGTGTCTAATTAAGGGATGAATTTCAGACAATTGTAGACAAATGCCAAGAAGCCCAGAAGaactttttgtaatgtttgattaatttaggtatatatataaaaacataatttatcaccatcatgactgCTCTGACAGTCAAAAGTAATCAGAGTGAATCTGTATGATTCTAAAAGCTAGGTCAAAACTATGAAAAGAATGCTGGTCGATTTTACATGTCAGATACATACATTAGGGCTCTCTGGTAGTCCTTGGCATGGAAATATTCTTCTCCCATCTGCACCACTGTAAACAGAAGCATATCCTTCCAGAAAAATGTACAGGataatttgtatatgtttatattcacTTACACAAAGACCAATACAGTAAACCCCAAATGACAGTAACTACACGACAATGTTTCCAATACTCACTGAGGAATCGTTTCATCCGTAAGGACTTATACTTCTTAAACTGAGCCACAGCACTGTTTAACAGGGGAATGATCAGCCACTGGAATAAAGAATTgtgcaattttgaaaaaaatagttgcCAGTAGTAAGTTACAACCctattttcatcaaatatgtatattagtaagggaataaaaaaaaatgattgaaacatATCAAGGCCAAAAAAAGTCCTTCCACTAACATCTCCAAACAAAATAAGGTCAGTTGGTAGGCATTACTTTTTTTGggccattttctttttttgaaaactggGATTCTGTAACAGAACTATTTCAGTGTATATCATTATTGCAGAaagttttaaacacaaaatcgtcaaatttcaacattttcaggAACTAACGAAAAAAAATCCACACTTCGTCAAAAAATGTGTAGCATTGGGAAGAAAAAATTTGGAAGGTCGGTTTAGtggaaacaaacacatattattttatgcctaatcatcagtgtgtgtataccacatgataaattacgtcatatatgcttcgtcggaaggcaacattttgcttaaaatgaagacttcaatcaaagataacttttcttttacatcaccgttttaaataaaagaaaaggcAGTCTaagccgcttaaagagccccgcatttgttttattaccgaaatttgataaattcattagtttcatcaaacacttcgacaaacctgtttccaaaataatgttttgacagtgcttcgtcagacggccgtattgtggaaaggttttaaaaaactaaactctcaatcaatctctggtaaaagaccgaaaacagggctccgtaagcagcgtaaatgtttcattttaaatggtgaagaaatagtaaaattatctttgtttaaagtataaacatactacacattaaaatattgccttccgatgtagcatttatgatgcaatttatcacgtggtatacacacattgatcATGTTCATGCAGATCATCATGAAAATAGGCAGTTTGGTGTCAGTTGaatcaaacatatttgattggttttgtGTCCTACAAAAATCGACAAAGTACAAAGAGAGGGGTTCAACACATACAGAGTGATCCTCCTTAAGTTCCTGGGCCTGGAGGGCTGCAATCCCTTCCTTCTCTCTTTGCTGGTCAGGGGGGTCAATACCTGAAAAACCCCAATAACTTATCAAACAAAGTTTATGATATGATAAGTATAATTTTGAGAGACAATGaccatataaatataatacataagCTTTTAAGAGCTTTGTAGACTAATGAATTGAAATATAGGgccaaataaaaacaaattcctCAGCAAGCTACTCACTCTGGTGTCCCTGCCTCCAGGGTCGCTGGCCATAGAAGTCCAGATTAGCAAGACTTTCCAGCGGGTCTGGGCTCAATGGTGAAGTAAGAGCCTGGAACACAGGGAGGGGTGAAATCGAATACTTAGTTACAGTGACTCAATACTTTAATTTAAGTATGGCATGTACACAAAGTAAACATCATAAAAAGTGTGCAcatgaatttgatttttttttatataattcctACCACGAGCACAATTTATGTCTATTCCTTTTATCCTGGGGCAATCTCATTTGCCTTTTACTACAAATAACAATGTGGCCAGGACTTACCTTGCAAGTTCCTCGGGCGAGATGTTTGCGTGCGATGGCGTGGTTGGCAGCCTGCTGGTAGTAGAAGCCCGGATGTTGGGTCTGGATGGCTGTGAGCCCAAGTTTGATTGCTTCATCAAACAGGTCACCAAACACCTGGAACCTGACAACACACAGAAATCATTCTGACAGTACAGAACACGGCAACAATTACCccagtatttatttaaatgtactaCTGTTCTCGCATTATGATAAACCGACAGGAAAGTGAATCACTGAAACCCTCAATTACAAGcctttatttaagttattgatagaaaacagtttgataaagaaatcaaaacataaccttaataattatgaattatttctaaaatttcCTTAGTGCAATTGAGTGCTATAAATAACTATgctaaatacattttttgaaatagttgattgtaaagtaaacaaaattgaCAAGTCTGAGATTTAATGTGAACCTGAAAAGTTCAAACAAATGTGTTCAGCACATACTGTTTAGACATCCATGCACTGTGTTCAAATGCTAGGTCTGCAATTCCAACCCTGGATTTGAAGAAGTCAATATGCTTCCTGAACTGAGCAATACCATCAAGTGGTGCATTGTGTTGGAATGACAGCCTGCatatctgaaaatataacaGCTCGGCTAGCAAACTCAGTATTCATAATCTAGAATAAAGAATCAATAAGTGTTTTTTATCAGAACAAAATGCAACACATAGTTTGTGAATATCATGGAAGTTTCACATCTGATAATTGTTCATTtactgttttgcattttttgtacTAAAACTGTGAAATGTGAAAGAAATTAAGATTCCAGTTTGATTGCAATCCAGTATGCTCAATCATCAAGTATACATTGCAGaataaacatgttcaatgtCACAAAGTATCATTATTAACCATAAATAATGCCAAATTTTAAGGATTCTGGGTAAGGGGGTGTGCATCCAAAGTCTGCAAACTCTGCATAAACTTTACTCCCTAAAAGGCCGTTGATTTATACTGCATACCGAAAAaggtgttttcttttttaaaatactctGCTACTACTTACCTACAAAAACTATGCTATGGCTATGaagattttcaacaatatgCCAAAATACCTTATAGTTGATGTATCCAGCAATGTTTTTGTTCTCCAAGATGTTGGTGTCATGCATTCTCAACTCCAGGACATGACCATACGCCTGCTTGTAGTGCCTACAATTGCCACGCTTTTATTTACGACATCAGGTCAATTTAGTTCAAAGCCGTAAAACTGAGATTCTAAAttgttcacataattatatactctGATATTGTAATTGGATTTAACTTTTAGAATGGGCTATGGTTGAGTGATGTCTTACTTTATTGCCGTGTGTGTGTCTTGCTTCAGTTCATTGAAGAAGGCAATCTTAAACTGGTGTCGAACAAACAGCAACTGCAATGTAAAATCAAGGTACAAGACTTGATACTATAAATACAAATTTCCTTACTTGATATTGGCTATAATCACCAAATAACATGCTTGAAGAACAACTTTGAAAGTTGCTACCTGCCGTCACTGACAGATAGCACAACCAAGACTTTCTATACTCAAACATGTTTCCCAAGGTAAACTATGCTAGCCTACCTGGTGTGTGGTCCTGTTGAGGAAGTCCTTGTGGGATTTCACCTTGCGTGACTCACCATGGTAGTATGCCTGTGACAGCTCATAGAAGGCATTCTCCAGTCTGTGACACAATACAAGGTGCAGCCCATTATTAATTTTAGcagcagaaaaaaacacaaattataggaaaatatttacaattggttatatacaaacatatattcatCAATGACTTGctcatacttttgtttaaaagtcTCATAGCCTCTACTTTTTATGTTCACATTGTTACCACAATTTTATGTAgctatttgtatatatgtatatgtacattttattacatttaaacttATACAGTTGAGTAATACAATCTACTACCTGATGGTGTATCCAATGAGGTGGTCAGTCTGTGGAAGGACATATAGGTGTTTGGCAGAGAGCTCGCAGGAGCTACACAGGGCAGCAGCCCTCTCAGCAGCTACAACATCCTCCCCTGGGGGTAGTGGGGCAGCCTTCTGGATCAGCACCACACACACCTTTGTTCCACGACCCTGCAGGCTGTTTCTGAGATATAAAGAGCAAAAGGatatgacaaacaaaaaaatgtatgattgtgtattatatttttttattatattctgagTATCAGAGGTTAGTtataataactaataacaacatgtctttttttctgtttaataatttatgacTGGGTAAGAAAAGCAATAGCCAACTGTAactgcatttataaataaaccaACCACACTCATAGtatcatttataacaaaaacaataaagctACAAAGTATTTAACCATTCATCtgacaaatatcaaaatctgtaaaacagaaaaaaagttatacacaatcatgtgcattattatttgCCATCATATATCTGTCTGAATACCTGACAATCTCTACCCTGGTGGCACACTCCATTTGTTTTTCCTTCCACATGCCTTCGTCCCAATCAAGATCGTAGAAGACAACAACTACAGCCGGCACTTGGCCAAGGTGCTTCTTCATCCAACCACTCTTCAGAATGCCCTTTGGAATGTACCATTCATAGGACTGCCGCTGAAATAATCACAGAGCAAAGACTAGCATTCAGCTTATAAAGCTAATCAGTGattgaaacatttcaatgtaCAATTGAGTACAATAAGTACAATCTTTATTAGatgcatttttttgtactttgtttgtagtcaacattatttttaggtatttaatttttttagacAAATCATTCCAGCAAAAGGGCTTTTTAGGCACAGTCTATTATATAAACCTTTGAACAACAATTTAAGTCGAGATGgagtcacggcggggtcaagccataatgcagccaatgggcatgggcagaccttgataaactcaaacaAACTAAACCTTTGAACTTTTTCCTTTATATTCTTATGCATCTTGACTCAATACCTTGTTAGTCCTACACTTCGGGTATTCATGGTCTCCCATGACCACTTGGAATTGTAACGGGACCCTATCTGGGCGCCGGTTGTTGCAGAATGAGTCCCAGATTGACTTGTGAACAGCATTGTATGTCACATCCAGACCAGTCAGGAAAATAAGCCCAGTTGGACGGCAAACAAGTTCTTCTGGCAGACTACTTGCCCAAGACATTTTGCAGTCTCAGTACTTTGGATTTCTGACAGTACTATTAGGTAATCTGCAAAATCtgaaaattcaaaatatcaaacttTGTGACAATGTTGGACTCAAGAAATACAATCGTAAACTTCAATTAATGGCCCTAGCCCAATCCACAACAAGTAAATTCAACAACTTGATATCACCCGCCAGAAAATGCAAAGTAGATAGCACTGAAATAATGTCTTGGTGAAATACTCCGATAGAAACATGCAATTCAGCTGCAGATTGATGGACTCTCATGAACATTTGATATAAGTTATGAGTTtgtttgcaactgtttgaaatacaAGAATATCATATGTAGTGTAGcattaagatttgacctagtacATTTGTAACTACTTAACTAGATTTTGGCtactttcatttcaatattcaaaactgtttttgagttatgaggtTTAAGTTTTAGCATTATGATTACGACACAGAGGTTATGACAATACCAGGActattaatgtttgaaaaacagacagCTAAAATGTGTTTTGGAATAAGTTTGGAGGGCTGAATATACTATTGTCATAGGTatgatttagtttaaaaaacCTATGTCAGGCGAATTTTTACGATATCTGATTTTGCAACTCTCTCCCTGAAATGGGGACTAGACTAGACTAGCCTGTATGTCCGCCAACGAGTCTTTTGAAGAGTTTATGACTGTGGCAGACTCAagacagggatacataagaaatgtcaaaatgataaaaaagtatccTTAAATGCTCATTATATTAACTAAGTCTGGGCCAAGTTGACTCAAGTTTTGTACCACATTATTTATGCagtctcaactttgttcaaaactttttttttatctattttagttttttaccttttataaaaaatatttaaagacacaGACAACAAAGCGTTCACAAAAGCAGATAATGCATCATAGTTTGCCCCGTTTGTGACAACTTGAACATTTGGGGGATATGTCaactttgatattattttaacttGTACGAATAGCAAAGTAGCAATCGGTGCGATTACAGGATTTACAAATTACAGGACGGGTAAATggacattcggagctcctcggccattttttcaaaaacaacctcggatgtttttggacggtttacatactcaaaaagtgctacgtttacgtccgctgcagatagatcgcgtagtaatcttatatggcagttaaactttatgacttaacttttgggaatcttaattatgtttgcaataaaacacttaacaacaacatcaacatcatcattatagGTCCGtgtcatcaatcatcatcatcatcatcatcatcattattgcCAGACCTCGTCATCGATGCAAATTTTCAATGTGAGCATGCTTCGTTTAACACATTTACAAGCATATATTTCactatgttttatttgcaaaaataagtataaacgcACTTGAAAGAATATTCAGTGAATTGCAGCACGTTCAATTTTAAAAGACGACCGTTAATTTGCAACAGAACAAGAGCAAATGtggaaacatatatacaaatgcaTGGGTGCGAAAAACTACCAACAGAACAACTGCAAATGtggaaacatatatacaaatgcaTGGGTGCGAAAAACTACCAACAGTTTGTGAGTCTTGAACCCGACAAACAAATTCTCGAACTACTATCTGGGTTCGTTCACATTAGCATGAATGATATGAAACGTGTGTCCTGCTTTAAAATTGCAGTACGCTATGTGCACATTTTAGGACAACATGGGTGCaatgtattaaacatataaaatatttgaaaatatgtgatAATAGTTCTTTAATGTCATAGAACATGTCTAGTACATTTCGTTTCGACCCTAGAATGTTTAGGTTGATTATTATTGAACTTACAcgtatttgtttgtaattaataatTACTTATATTTTCCTATAGTCTTAATAGGTTATGCTCTAAGTATTATTAATTTGCAcactttgtttgtttacatgtatactatttatttgctgtatgtaatgtttaatatgtgCCTATTTGTCACCAAACTTTTGTATCTATGTCACATTTGTATGTAACTctgtatttgctttgtttttttacatgtatactatttatCTGCTGtatgtaatgtttaatatgtgCTTATTTGTCACCAAACTTTTGTATCTATGTCACATTTGTATGTAACTATGTATTTGCTCTCCAATTATGGAGGAAATAAACAATCTATCTACTTTATAACGCACGCGGAAGAAAAggaacatataaaaatatacactgaTTTCCAAAAAATATATGGTTGAAAACTATTCTAATAATCCAATGAATTGTTTCATCCTTATAGAATAAATAATCCTTCTTTATTAATACAATGTATGACTGGTTTAAGCATGCATAGTGCAAACATCGGGGTTGCAGATGCAGTTAAAAAATTCTATGTCGCTtctgggagtaagattacagtgtattattggtcccaggtcgctttaaaaaaatgcgaaaaaccGCCACCACTGGACAGCTGCACGTATGGTCCCTGTCACCCATATGTAGTATGCCTGTTTTTATCTGTTCTGTGTGTATTCACGTTCCACCATGTCCATTATATATTAATACTTAACTCCCTTTATTGCTTCAAACATATTCACATGCTTATAACAAATGCAACGTACAAAGGCATGCATTTATGTATTGGTCAACAAGGTTTTGCAGAAGAGTATTTAAATAGCAATATTATTATGGATTAACGGAAACAAATAATTACTAGTTTCTTAAGCTGTTTGCATAGGAGAAACGCTGTGGCGGGTTATTCGGATTTTCTTTTGGCCTCTGATGAATTAATTGATACATTTTTGCTTTGTTGGTCACGTTTAATAATATGTTACCATTTGTTCATCCTGTTTACAAGTTATCCGTCCTGTCCATCCTTCAAATATTCGTATCCTGTAAGTCTATCCAATTATTTCGGTGATCAAGGCATTCAAGCTCTCAGAAGACTCTGATGAATAAATTTCCTacataaaacaagtattttatttacaaactatcgttgaaaataaagtaaatatggCGGTACGATGTGTTTATTTAGAGTCAGATGTATATTACGTATGTTTAACCCATGCATTATCTACAGAAAGGGAAGAAATAATGGGGCTGCTTATTGGTGAAATAGACGAGAATTATTCGTCAAGAATCTCGGCAGTGATAATGCTTCGACGGTCGGATAAGCAATCTGATAGAGTAGAAATCTCGCCTGAACAACTATCAGACGCATCACAGACAGCTGAAAGGCTTGCATTAGAATTGAAGAGACCAATGCGTGTGATTGGTTGGTATCACTCTCACCCCCATATCACAGTGTGGCCCTCCCATGTGGACATCAGAACACAAGCCATGTATCAAACAATGGAACCAAGCTTTGTTGGacttattttttctgttttcaatgAGGACAAGACTACAAAGTTTAACAGGTTAAAAACGTTGTACAAAGAATTCATTAATCTTATAAAACCCAAAAGTTTCAATCGATTGCCAGATTAACCATTTGGTTACTTGGTATTGCATGCTTTAATGTACTGGTAAATGAACGGTATAGAGTGTTAGGTAAAATGTGATTTGGCGTCAGGCAGGTCACTTACAGGTACAAGATTAAATAACAAACGAATGTATTCAACTCACAAGATGGATTTGAACAACTT
Proteins encoded in this region:
- the LOC128232846 gene encoding trafficking protein particle complex subunit 11-like, with the translated sequence MSWASSLPEELVCRPTGLIFLTGLDVTYNAVHKSIWDSFCNNRRPDRVPLQFQVVMGDHEYPKCRTNKRQSYEWYIPKGILKSGWMKKHLGQVPAVVVVFYDLDWDEGMWKEKQMECATRVEIVRNSLQGRGTKVCVVLIQKAAPLPPGEDVVAAERAAALCSSCELSAKHLYVLPQTDHLIGYTIRLENAFYELSQAYYHGESRKVKSHKDFLNRTTHQLLFVRHQFKIAFFNELKQDTHTAIKHYKQAYGHVLELRMHDTNILENKNIAGYINYKICRLSFQHNAPLDGIAQFRKHIDFFKSRVGIADLAFEHSAWMSKQFQVFGDLFDEAIKLGLTAIQTQHPGFYYQQAANHAIARKHLARGTCKALTSPLSPDPLESLANLDFYGQRPWRQGHQSIDPPDQQREKEGIAALQAQELKEDHSWLIIPLLNSAVAQFKKYKSLRMKRFLMVQMGEEYFHAKDYQRALMLLSKVTWEYRGERWWSLLTSILTTALKCAYLTGRLQDYVVNCVELIGPYTTCSVEEKTRIQMNLLRVMSNDAPDAEPGLDSGCVEKARSLWTPTSEPFVFNVEMQNIVPCVECKARFTSLTVAADEEVGLEVYIRVRCPFPVRFSKVSVSLNNPMYNQYLEVIDGHGISAASEGESREGNLYLVPGTTRRYSFSFLPVQEDVGSQLEITGVCVVLGSETARCGVMTWVGAGGDALPPIQTALTLLPRKLRLHTIDWDQIDTDSVTKIVSRPAHLDICLQHEAPSLQNEFYQIRVVVHNREDTAITNVSLCVTVPERDDFDRATHLSVDLPEFDGHVVGRLAYIDLGSLEPAAETAKNIFVKCLQTGPKLITFQVDYSIDVKAKGHVIPCECSKLESLTLNTVSAFEVSVKLMNMKFETIEAVQAEEPFLLMPELKCTSPWPVDIQDSDLQLNSYIAKEDETKSQLPGVCLEKSECAAECYCLTSANTVPASVNLGSYVLHWKRRQSDKAGTIEHPSVTSLFSLPTVSVEHVPLSIDLQLPAFGKMKCLLPICYMITNRTGFPQEIEVNMEASEAFMFSGNKQVHFRLLPGKPYQLTYNLFPLVAGHVSLPKLHLNMTRYAGTMDPIVQKMLPSHIFIKPLGKKQPGEK
- the LOC128230282 gene encoding lys-63-specific deubiquitinase BRCC36-like encodes the protein MAVRCVYLESDVYYVCLTHALSTEREEIMGLLIGEIDENYSSRISAVIMLRRSDKQSDRVEISPEQLSDASQTAERLALELKRPMRVIGWYHSHPHITVWPSHVDIRTQAMYQTMEPSFVGLIFSVFNEDKTTKFNRVEVTCFQARGDSQREEVPLHIVPSDKINSACIQSLMGLPSILTMEEEEAYQKTTENKDLDLITKIHNASVFTKSLCHVIDVLNGPVLQMMENRLEHNQNRIRSLQEEKQQLLQYLREKS